In Sulfitobacter sp. M39, the following proteins share a genomic window:
- a CDS encoding winged helix-turn-helix transcriptional regulator: protein MKWNDLQNEACPVARGLSVIGDRWTMLVLRDCFLGVRRFEQIQERLGITRHVLADRLRKLEAAGVLRREPYQERPLRHEYRLTERGKALYPVMVSMIEWANAHVPPPDESSVTLVSRETGKPIVPVMVDANTGKEITHQTVTALRPK from the coding sequence ATGAAATGGAACGACCTTCAAAACGAAGCCTGTCCCGTCGCCCGCGGCCTTTCCGTGATCGGGGACCGCTGGACCATGCTGGTGCTGCGCGATTGCTTCTTGGGTGTTCGCCGGTTCGAGCAGATACAAGAGCGGCTCGGCATCACGCGCCACGTTTTGGCAGACCGGCTGCGCAAGCTAGAGGCCGCAGGCGTGCTGCGCCGCGAGCCCTATCAAGAGCGACCGCTGCGCCACGAATACCGGCTGACCGAACGTGGGAAAGCGCTCTATCCGGTTATGGTGTCCATGATAGAATGGGCGAATGCACATGTTCCACCGCCGGACGAATCCTCAGTGACGCTTGTCTCGCGCGAGACCGGGAAACCCATCGTGCCGGTGATGGTTGACGCGAACACGGGCAAGGAAATCACTCACCAGACCGTGACCGCCTTACGGCCAAAATAA
- a CDS encoding nuclear transport factor 2 family protein — MTLQPELLSAIETYFDAIHDCDTDKLNAVFHPSSSLFDGDSGTVFVEPIDSFSRDVGARVSPASTGQPREVEVLLIDMLSPLSATVKIRIRAHDNVFVDHLGFVKGAQGWQIVSKIWHLERRVDASNAV; from the coding sequence ATGACCCTGCAACCTGAACTGCTGAGCGCGATAGAGACCTATTTTGACGCGATACACGATTGTGACACCGACAAGCTGAATGCCGTGTTCCACCCAAGCTCTAGCCTGTTCGACGGCGATAGTGGGACGGTCTTTGTAGAGCCGATCGACAGCTTCAGCCGCGATGTCGGGGCCCGCGTCTCTCCTGCCAGCACCGGCCAACCGCGCGAGGTAGAGGTGTTGCTGATCGACATGCTATCGCCGTTGAGTGCGACCGTGAAAATCCGAATCCGCGCCCATGACAATGTCTTTGTTGATCACCTTGGTTTCGTGAAGGGTGCGCAGGGGTGGCAGATTGTATCGAAGATCTGGCATCTTGAGCGGCGCGTTGATGCTTCCAATGCGGTCTGA
- a CDS encoding TetR/AcrR family transcriptional regulator, giving the protein MMHKISEGLERAFALRGFAEPSVEDLRDAAGVSLRTLYKYTPSRADMVLAAMENRHQRYLSRLFDALPQDHDKALDAVLSRVGNWMETETSHGCLFHAAVAADPGSKPLRALLESHKAEVASKAAAATDLQHADTALLLIIEGLTQTWPLRGDAAIEAAKRLGQALRSQGV; this is encoded by the coding sequence ATGATGCATAAAATATCAGAGGGGCTGGAACGCGCCTTCGCACTTCGTGGATTTGCAGAGCCAAGCGTGGAAGACCTGCGCGACGCGGCAGGTGTCAGCTTGCGCACGCTATACAAGTACACGCCCTCGCGGGCGGATATGGTGCTGGCGGCAATGGAAAACCGACACCAGCGCTATCTCAGCCGGCTTTTTGACGCGCTCCCGCAGGACCATGATAAAGCGCTTGATGCAGTGCTATCGCGCGTCGGCAACTGGATGGAGACTGAAACCTCGCACGGGTGCCTCTTTCATGCCGCCGTTGCGGCCGATCCAGGCAGCAAGCCACTGCGTGCATTGCTGGAAAGCCATAAGGCAGAGGTAGCGTCAAAGGCGGCGGCGGCAACCGATTTGCAGCACGCCGACACCGCGCTTTTGCTGATCATCGAAGGGCTGACCCAGACATGGCCCCTGCGCGGCGATGCGGCAATTGAAGCGGCCAAACGATTGGGTCAGGCGTTGCGGTCGCAGGGCGTTTGA
- a CDS encoding ABC transporter permease gives MSLQTPQARLSAPGVLFAVLGAAAMLAPFMTLAANRIVAGDAVPIWSVVPVAQTAPGLAAIVTGLVLGLPAKHVGLRLAGPLVGLAGLLWLLVQGAPALLEGAGDYARVSPAAGFWCLLVIFALLMADAITAMKPGPFQRALLLAAVLGALSVVLGSGALAPLSVMQEFAARRDAFASEATRHLWLAFGSLGMAGLIGFPIGVLSHRKPALRSAILPVLSFLQTIPSLAMFGLMIPLLGWVGATVPGARSVGIAGIGFAPAFVALVLYSLLPVVGNTVAGLAATPPQALNAARGIGMTAAQRLWRVELPIGLPVILTGLRIVLVQNIGLAVIAGLIGGGGFGTFVFQGLNQTATDLILLGALPTVALALTAAIVMDILVDLTRRLPKETP, from the coding sequence ATGTCCTTGCAGACCCCTCAGGCGCGGCTATCCGCGCCGGGGGTCCTATTTGCCGTTCTGGGGGCCGCAGCGATGCTGGCCCCCTTTATGACGCTGGCCGCAAACCGCATCGTGGCGGGGGACGCGGTGCCGATCTGGTCGGTGGTGCCGGTGGCACAGACGGCCCCCGGTTTGGCGGCAATCGTGACCGGGCTGGTATTGGGCCTGCCTGCAAAACACGTGGGGCTGCGTCTGGCGGGTCCGCTTGTGGGGCTGGCGGGGTTGCTGTGGCTGCTCGTCCAAGGCGCGCCAGCGCTGCTGGAGGGCGCGGGCGATTACGCAAGGGTCTCTCCGGCGGCGGGGTTCTGGTGCTTGCTGGTGATCTTTGCCCTGCTCATGGCCGATGCGATCACCGCGATGAAACCGGGGCCCTTTCAGCGCGCATTGTTGCTGGCAGCGGTGCTGGGGGCCTTGTCCGTCGTGCTCGGCTCTGGCGCGCTGGCACCGCTGTCGGTGATGCAGGAATTTGCCGCGCGCCGTGACGCCTTTGCGTCCGAGGCGACGCGTCACCTGTGGCTGGCCTTCGGGTCGCTTGGCATGGCGGGGCTGATCGGCTTTCCCATCGGCGTTCTGAGCCACCGCAAGCCCGCGCTGCGCAGCGCGATCCTGCCGGTGCTGAGCTTTCTGCAAACCATCCCCTCGCTCGCCATGTTCGGGCTGATGATCCCCCTGCTGGGCTGGGTCGGTGCCACCGTGCCCGGTGCGCGCAGCGTGGGCATCGCGGGCATCGGATTTGCACCGGCTTTTGTGGCGCTGGTGCTCTATTCGCTGCTGCCCGTCGTGGGCAATACCGTGGCCGGTCTGGCCGCCACGCCGCCGCAAGCCCTGAACGCCGCGCGCGGAATAGGCATGACAGCGGCGCAACGCCTGTGGCGCGTGGAACTGCCCATCGGCCTGCCCGTGATTCTGACCGGCCTGCGCATCGTGCTGGTCCAAAACATCGGGCTGGCGGTCATCGCGGGGCTGATCGGCGGCGGCGGCTTTGGCACATTCGTGTTCCAAGGGCTGAACCAGACTGCGACAGACCTGATCCTGCTGGGCGCGCTGCCCACGGTCGCGCTGGCCCTGACCGCGGCTATCGTGATGGATATTCTGGTCGACCTGACCCGCCGCCTCCCCAAGGAGACCCCATGA
- the ftrA gene encoding transcriptional regulator FtrA produces MPHILPRHAPLVCALAYDGLCTFEFGIAVELFALPRPEFADWYRYATVKAEPGPIRATGGITIEAQDDLDLLRQASLIIVPGWRGADAPVPPAVCAALQDAYAQGARIASICSGVFVLAAAGLLTGKSATTHWRYTDKLAARYPDISVDPDVLFVEDDRIFTSAGSAAGLDLGLHIIRQDHGAQVAASVARRLVLPAQRDGGQRQFVPRPEPKARMGSDLAALQDMIRATLDEDWPMARMAQTAATSGRTLARRFREETGDTPLNWLKLERVSRAAELLENSAIPLADISDVCGFGSAESFRRDFRKLMGVPPIRYRERFGAAA; encoded by the coding sequence ATGCCCCACATCCTGCCCCGTCACGCCCCCTTGGTCTGCGCGCTTGCCTATGACGGGCTGTGCACCTTTGAATTTGGCATCGCGGTAGAGCTTTTCGCCCTGCCCCGACCCGAATTCGCGGATTGGTACCGCTATGCGACGGTTAAGGCCGAACCCGGTCCGATTCGAGCCACGGGCGGTATCACGATCGAGGCGCAGGACGATCTTGATCTGCTGCGGCAAGCCAGCCTGATCATCGTGCCCGGCTGGCGCGGTGCCGATGCCCCTGTCCCGCCCGCGGTATGCGCCGCCTTGCAAGACGCCTATGCCCAAGGCGCGCGGATCGCGTCGATCTGTTCAGGTGTCTTTGTCTTGGCCGCGGCGGGGCTGCTGACAGGCAAAAGCGCCACAACCCATTGGCGCTACACCGATAAGCTGGCCGCGCGCTACCCTGACATATCCGTGGACCCTGATGTGTTGTTCGTGGAGGACGACCGGATTTTCACCTCGGCCGGATCGGCGGCGGGGCTGGATCTGGGGCTGCATATCATTCGGCAGGATCACGGCGCGCAGGTCGCTGCGTCTGTTGCCCGACGGCTTGTTCTTCCCGCACAACGCGATGGCGGGCAGCGTCAGTTCGTGCCCCGCCCCGAGCCCAAGGCGCGGATGGGGTCGGATCTTGCAGCGCTACAGGATATGATCCGCGCCACACTGGACGAGGACTGGCCGATGGCCCGTATGGCACAAACCGCCGCCACCAGCGGGCGCACGCTGGCCCGCCGGTTCCGCGAAGAGACAGGCGACACCCCCCTTAACTGGCTCAAGCTTGAACGGGTGTCCCGCGCCGCTGAACTGCTGGAAAATAGCGCCATCCCGCTGGCCGATATATCAGATGTTTGCGGCTTCGGCTCGGCCGAGAGTTTTCGCCGCGATTTCCGCAAACTGATGGGCGTCCCTCCGATCCGGTATCGCGAAAGGTTCGGGGCTGCCGCCTAG
- a CDS encoding (2Fe-2S)-binding protein, whose translation MIEFELNGRQVSVDAEPDTPLLWAIRDEIGLTGTKFGCGIGACGACTVHIDGLATRSCITYLSDVEGLKVTTIEGLDENGNHPVQEAWRNLRVPQCGYCQSGQIMQAASLLKDTPNPSDDDIDAVMTGNLCRCMTYTRIRQAVRDAATAMGGSDNG comes from the coding sequence ATGATTGAATTCGAATTGAACGGACGGCAGGTCTCTGTCGACGCAGAGCCGGATACGCCCCTGTTGTGGGCGATCCGTGACGAGATCGGGCTGACCGGCACCAAGTTCGGCTGTGGCATCGGCGCCTGTGGCGCATGTACCGTGCATATCGACGGTTTGGCCACACGGTCCTGCATCACCTATCTTTCGGATGTCGAAGGCTTGAAAGTCACCACCATCGAAGGGCTGGACGAAAACGGCAACCACCCTGTGCAAGAAGCATGGCGGAACCTGCGCGTGCCCCAGTGTGGCTATTGCCAGTCGGGTCAGATCATGCAGGCAGCGTCGCTGCTGAAAGACACGCCCAACCCCAGCGATGACGACATCGACGCGGTGATGACCGGCAACCTGTGCCGCTGCATGACCTATACCCGAATTCGTCAAGCCGTGCGCGATGCCGCCACGGCTATGGGAGGCTCCGACAATGGCTAA
- a CDS encoding xanthine dehydrogenase family protein molybdopterin-binding subunit encodes MANLISRLTGAETQPQMTRRGFLVSMTAVGVAFGFPQASNAAMNPAVPDGTPVTPNGDTFEPSMWYWIDAEGQVNVNIIRAEMGQHVGTAIARILADELEVAWENVHITHVDTAEKWGLMVTGGSWSIWQSWPVYRQAGAAGRTALIEAAAVKWGVDASGLTARDGAVTDGTQSISYGDLVADGLDRSFTEEELAALPLKPHADLRLVGQDVHPLDLDTKTTGQAIYGLDAKVDGMVYGVPMLPPTRYGSKVNAVDDSAAKDIKGYLETVVIEDPSGTVPGWVVVLGKTLHAARTATYEISVDWTSGETANVSEEDIQARSRELIQGEEGSILHTEQPDTTAAFDAAADMLEVEYTTQSVLHFQMEPVNATVFQNADGVWETHAGNQWQSLILPTLAAALEVPADKIVMRSYMLGGGFGRRLNGDYIVPAALASKAVGKPVKLVFSREEDAQFDSIRSPSVQKLRMAFDDGKAVTGMEHHAAAGWPTQVMAPGFMPKGVNEEPYDPFAIDGADHWYTVGAHQVRAISNDLANATFRPGWLRSVGPGWTNFAVESFMDEAAHKVGADPLQFRLDHLKAEGINAGSAPNAVGGASRQAAVLQRVAEMSGYGSAELHEGTAIGIATTYGQSRSMPTWTAAAVKLAVDPETGEVDVQKMWLAFDCGTVVDPDGARAQCEGAALWGLSMALHEGTRIENGNVIDLNLGAYTPLRLADVPELEIDFVESTEVPVGLGEPGTTVIAPAIANAIFNATGARVRHLPITGDAVLAAMKA; translated from the coding sequence ATGGCTAATTTGATTTCCCGCCTCACAGGCGCAGAGACGCAACCCCAGATGACCCGTCGCGGGTTCCTTGTCTCCATGACGGCCGTTGGCGTTGCCTTTGGCTTCCCGCAGGCGTCGAACGCGGCGATGAACCCTGCGGTGCCCGATGGCACGCCGGTCACGCCCAATGGTGACACGTTCGAACCGTCGATGTGGTACTGGATCGACGCCGAGGGTCAGGTCAACGTCAACATCATCCGTGCCGAGATGGGCCAGCACGTCGGCACGGCCATCGCGCGTATTCTCGCGGACGAGCTGGAAGTCGCATGGGAAAATGTACACATCACCCATGTCGATACAGCCGAGAAATGGGGCCTGATGGTCACCGGCGGCAGCTGGTCGATTTGGCAAAGCTGGCCTGTCTACCGTCAAGCGGGGGCCGCTGGCCGAACCGCCTTGATCGAAGCCGCAGCGGTCAAATGGGGCGTTGATGCCTCGGGTCTGACTGCACGCGACGGTGCTGTGACCGATGGCACGCAAAGCATCAGCTATGGTGATTTGGTGGCCGATGGTCTTGACCGCAGCTTCACCGAAGAAGAACTGGCAGCCCTGCCGCTGAAACCCCACGCTGACCTGCGCCTTGTAGGGCAGGACGTGCATCCGCTTGATCTGGATACGAAAACCACCGGTCAGGCGATCTATGGTCTGGATGCCAAGGTCGACGGGATGGTCTACGGCGTGCCGATGCTGCCGCCGACGCGCTATGGCTCCAAGGTGAATGCCGTGGACGATAGCGCCGCCAAGGACATCAAAGGCTACCTTGAAACCGTGGTGATCGAAGACCCGTCGGGCACCGTGCCGGGTTGGGTTGTGGTGCTGGGCAAAACGCTGCACGCCGCGCGCACGGCGACCTACGAGATCAGCGTCGACTGGACCTCGGGCGAGACGGCGAATGTCTCGGAAGAGGATATCCAGGCGCGCTCGCGCGAGCTGATCCAAGGCGAGGAAGGGTCGATCCTGCACACAGAGCAGCCCGACACGACCGCTGCCTTTGATGCCGCCGCCGACATGCTCGAAGTCGAATACACCACGCAATCCGTGCTGCACTTCCAGATGGAGCCGGTGAACGCCACGGTCTTCCAGAACGCCGATGGTGTTTGGGAAACCCACGCGGGCAACCAGTGGCAATCGCTGATCCTGCCGACGCTGGCCGCCGCTTTGGAAGTGCCTGCCGATAAGATCGTGATGCGCAGCTATATGCTGGGTGGGGGCTTTGGCCGTCGCCTGAATGGCGACTATATCGTGCCCGCAGCGCTCGCCTCGAAAGCGGTTGGCAAGCCGGTCAAGCTGGTGTTCTCGCGCGAGGAAGACGCGCAGTTCGACAGCATCCGGTCGCCTTCGGTGCAAAAACTGCGCATGGCGTTCGACGATGGCAAAGCCGTCACGGGCATGGAACACCACGCCGCTGCCGGTTGGCCAACGCAGGTGATGGCACCGGGTTTCATGCCCAAAGGTGTCAACGAAGAACCCTATGACCCCTTTGCCATCGACGGTGCCGATCACTGGTACACGGTGGGTGCGCATCAGGTGCGGGCGATCTCGAACGATCTGGCGAATGCGACCTTCCGTCCCGGTTGGCTGCGGTCTGTCGGACCGGGCTGGACCAACTTTGCCGTGGAAAGCTTCATGGATGAGGCGGCGCATAAAGTCGGTGCCGATCCGCTGCAGTTCCGTCTGGACCACCTGAAAGCCGAAGGCATCAACGCGGGCTCTGCGCCCAATGCGGTTGGTGGTGCATCGCGTCAAGCTGCTGTTTTGCAGCGCGTGGCAGAGATGTCGGGCTATGGCAGCGCAGAGCTGCACGAGGGCACCGCGATCGGTATTGCCACCACCTATGGCCAGTCGCGCAGCATGCCGACCTGGACAGCGGCGGCGGTTAAGCTGGCGGTTGATCCTGAAACGGGCGAGGTCGATGTCCAGAAGATGTGGCTGGCGTTTGACTGCGGCACCGTGGTGGACCCCGACGGGGCGCGCGCACAATGCGAAGGTGCAGCGCTTTGGGGGCTGTCCATGGCTCTGCATGAGGGCACACGGATCGAGAACGGCAACGTCATCGACCTGAACCTCGGCGCCTATACCCCACTGCGTCTGGCCGATGTGCCCGAGCTTGAAATCGACTTTGTCGAAAGCACCGAAGTACCCGTTGGTCTGGGCGAGCCCGGCACCACCGTGATCGCACCCGCGATCGCCAACGCGATCTTCAACGCGACCGGGGCACGCGTGCGTCACCTGCCCATCACCGGCGATGCTGTGCTTGCCGCGATGAAGGCCTAA
- the osmF gene encoding glycine betaine ABC transporter substrate-binding protein OsmF, with protein MKNSLRITVSAATLTVALASAAAADITVSSKIDTEGGLLGNVIALALEDAGLPVERRLQLGGTQVVREALLSGQIDIYPEYTGNAAFFFNEADSDVWKDADAAHARAAELDAAQNDVTWLTSAPANNTWAIAVTGPVAQDNNLTTMSDFGAWVAQGGTVKLAASTEFVSSPAVLPAMQDTYGFELNADQTVILSGGDTAATIQAAARGTSGVNAAMVYGTDGGVGATGLVVMEDDKGVQPVYEPAPIIRAEVLAEYPSIPEVLNPIFEGLDMATLQKLNGRIQVGGEPAEAVARDYLTQAGVLD; from the coding sequence ATGAAAAATTCCCTTCGTATCACCGTATCCGCCGCGACCCTCACCGTAGCGTTGGCCAGCGCCGCGGCCGCCGACATCACCGTATCGTCCAAGATCGACACCGAAGGCGGGCTATTGGGCAATGTCATCGCCCTTGCGCTAGAGGACGCGGGCCTGCCTGTCGAACGCCGCCTGCAACTGGGCGGCACGCAGGTTGTCCGCGAGGCGCTGTTGTCCGGCCAGATCGACATTTACCCCGAATACACCGGCAACGCGGCCTTCTTCTTTAACGAAGCAGACAGCGACGTGTGGAAAGACGCCGACGCCGCACACGCCCGCGCGGCCGAGCTCGACGCCGCGCAAAACGATGTCACATGGCTGACCTCGGCCCCTGCCAATAACACATGGGCCATCGCGGTGACCGGCCCCGTGGCGCAAGACAACAACCTGACCACCATGTCCGATTTCGGCGCATGGGTCGCGCAGGGCGGCACGGTCAAGCTCGCGGCCTCGACCGAGTTTGTGTCCTCCCCCGCGGTGCTGCCCGCGATGCAGGACACCTACGGGTTTGAACTGAACGCGGACCAGACGGTGATCCTGTCCGGCGGCGATACAGCGGCCACGATCCAGGCCGCCGCACGCGGCACATCGGGCGTGAACGCCGCGATGGTTTATGGCACCGACGGCGGTGTCGGTGCCACCGGTCTGGTGGTGATGGAGGATGACAAAGGCGTGCAGCCCGTCTACGAACCCGCCCCCATCATCCGCGCCGAAGTGCTGGCCGAATACCCGTCGATCCCCGAGGTGCTGAACCCCATTTTTGAGGGGTTGGACATGGCGACGCTGCAAAAGCTCAACGGGCGGATTCAGGTCGGCGGTGAACCGGCAGAGGCCGTGGCCCGTGATTACCTCACCCAAGCCGGGGTACTGGACTGA
- a CDS encoding YaeQ family protein, with product MAQNSLIYKVELSVSDMDRHYYETHKLTVAKHPSETDERLMVRLLAFALNAHEHLEMTKGLSTDDEPDIWQKSLSDEIDVWVALGLPSEKIIRQSCNKSARVVIYPYGGKTAEVWWDKVRSSTARFDKLEVVNLAEHDTAALAKLASRAMKLGVHIQDGDVMVSVDDSVVYLTPQTWKDVG from the coding sequence ATGGCGCAAAATTCTCTGATTTACAAAGTCGAGCTTTCGGTCTCGGACATGGATCGCCACTACTACGAGACGCACAAGCTGACCGTGGCCAAACACCCGTCGGAAACTGATGAACGTCTGATGGTCCGCCTGCTGGCCTTTGCCCTGAACGCGCATGAGCATCTTGAGATGACAAAGGGCCTGTCGACCGATGACGAACCCGATATCTGGCAAAAAAGCCTGAGCGACGAGATTGACGTGTGGGTGGCTCTCGGCCTGCCAAGCGAAAAGATCATCCGGCAGTCCTGCAATAAATCCGCGCGGGTCGTGATCTATCCTTACGGCGGCAAAACGGCAGAAGTCTGGTGGGACAAGGTCCGCAGCAGCACCGCCCGTTTCGACAAGCTCGAGGTCGTCAATCTGGCAGAGCATGACACCGCGGCGCTGGCAAAGCTGGCCAGTCGCGCGATGAAGCTTGGCGTGCATATTCAGGACGGTGACGTGATGGTCAGCGTCGATGACAGCGTCGTCTACCTGACGCCCCAAACGTGGAAAGACGTGGGCTGA
- a CDS encoding MATE family efflux transporter, with translation MTVTPVPQTNRAEVAEASRAARTRQLLEGPIGPTLARLAAPNVLAMFVQAVQSIAEAYFASLLGVTALAGLALVFPLVMLTQMLSAGAMGGAISASVARALGAANVARAATLAVAAWIIAATFAIVMALLVGIFGTQFFTLLGGGPDTVAAAATYALVFFPGCIAIWLCNASLSVIRGTGDMQMPAILLLLISLVSIPLSGGFALGWGPLPALGMAGLALGPIAAFALGGSVAIGYIVLGRTGLVFRGAIARLQGDLFRDILSVGALASINTLLTTLTIIMMTGLVGRFGAGALAGYGLGARLEFLMIPVIFGIGAAMTAMVGANIGAGRTDRALRVAWTGSGAAAAIVGGIGLLLAVFPDLWLGMFLEPSNTAALDAGRSYFRLVAPFYGFFGLGLALYFASQGAGRLMWPVISSISRMAVALIGALTLTAYTGLGVDGVFAAIGCAMLVYGVVIALAIWRGGWQQGKQ, from the coding sequence ATGACCGTGACGCCCGTTCCCCAGACCAACCGCGCAGAGGTCGCAGAAGCGTCGCGCGCGGCACGGACACGGCAGTTGCTGGAAGGGCCGATTGGCCCCACGCTGGCGCGGCTGGCAGCGCCCAACGTGCTGGCCATGTTTGTGCAGGCCGTGCAGAGCATTGCAGAGGCCTATTTCGCAAGCCTGCTTGGCGTGACCGCGTTGGCGGGGCTGGCGTTGGTGTTTCCGCTGGTGATGCTGACACAAATGCTGTCGGCGGGCGCGATGGGAGGGGCGATATCCGCGTCCGTGGCACGGGCGCTCGGGGCGGCGAACGTTGCGCGCGCAGCGACGCTTGCGGTGGCGGCGTGGATCATCGCGGCGACCTTCGCCATCGTCATGGCGCTGCTGGTAGGCATCTTTGGCACACAGTTTTTCACACTGCTGGGCGGCGGACCTGATACCGTGGCGGCGGCGGCGACCTATGCGTTGGTCTTCTTTCCCGGCTGCATCGCGATCTGGCTTTGCAATGCCTCGCTTAGCGTAATCAGGGGCACGGGCGATATGCAGATGCCCGCCATCTTGCTATTGTTAATCTCTTTGGTCTCTATCCCGCTGTCAGGCGGGTTTGCACTTGGCTGGGGGCCTTTGCCCGCACTTGGCATGGCTGGATTGGCTCTTGGTCCGATTGCGGCCTTTGCTCTCGGGGGGAGCGTGGCGATCGGCTATATCGTTCTTGGCCGGACGGGGCTTGTGTTCAGGGGCGCAATTGCGCGCCTGCAAGGTGACCTGTTCCGAGACATCCTGAGCGTCGGTGCCTTGGCATCGATCAATACCCTGCTGACGACGTTGACGATCATCATGATGACCGGCCTGGTCGGTCGCTTTGGGGCGGGCGCGTTGGCGGGGTATGGTCTAGGTGCGCGGCTTGAATTTTTGATGATCCCGGTCATTTTTGGCATCGGTGCCGCAATGACCGCCATGGTTGGTGCCAATATTGGTGCCGGCCGTACCGACCGTGCGCTGCGGGTGGCCTGGACCGGATCCGGCGCGGCGGCCGCCATCGTGGGGGGCATAGGTCTTTTGTTGGCCGTGTTTCCCGACCTTTGGCTGGGTATGTTCCTTGAGCCATCGAACACTGCTGCGCTTGATGCCGGGCGTAGTTATTTTCGGCTTGTCGCACCTTTTTACGGGTTCTTCGGGCTGGGGCTCGCGCTTTACTTTGCCTCGCAGGGGGCGGGTCGTCTGATGTGGCCCGTGATCAGCAGCATTAGCCGCATGGCTGTCGCCCTTATCGGTGCGCTGACCCTCACAGCATACACGGGGCTGGGGGTCGATGGCGTATTTGCGGCGATCGGATGCGCGATGCTGGTCTACGGGGTGGTGATCGCCTTAGCCATCTGGCGTGGTGGCTGGCAGCAGGGGAAACAGTGA
- a CDS encoding alcohol dehydrogenase family protein: MNIPEKMKAIVLTGHGGLDKLEWREDVPVPRPAAGEVLIRVGASAVNNTDINTRTGWYSKAVRGDTGSAAADGYDGASDADGGWSGALSFPRIQGADCCGEIIAVGEGVDSARMGERVLVRPMYCPLGAEPDALVTFGSERNGGFAEYTTVGEENALRINSPLTDAELASFPCAFSTAEGMIQRAGLRAERVLITGASGGVGSAAVQLAKRRGAHVTASTSAAKMEALKDLGADVVLDRDETLPTDAFDVVLDLVGGPRWPELLDGLVCHGRYVTSGAIAGPIVELDLRTLYLKDLTFVGSTRQDPRVFTDLVSYIEAGEIRPVVADTYPLRELRTAQTAFLEKSHIGKIGVTIAD; the protein is encoded by the coding sequence ATGAACATACCTGAAAAGATGAAAGCAATCGTCCTGACCGGCCACGGCGGCTTGGACAAACTTGAATGGCGCGAGGATGTGCCGGTGCCGCGCCCCGCGGCCGGCGAGGTGTTGATCCGCGTGGGCGCATCCGCGGTGAACAATACCGACATCAACACCCGCACGGGGTGGTATTCAAAGGCAGTGCGCGGCGACACCGGATCAGCTGCCGCCGACGGCTATGACGGGGCGTCGGATGCGGATGGTGGCTGGTCGGGCGCGTTAAGCTTTCCACGCATTCAGGGTGCCGATTGCTGCGGAGAGATCATCGCCGTCGGTGAAGGCGTCGACAGCGCCCGGATGGGCGAGCGTGTGTTGGTGCGCCCGATGTACTGCCCCTTGGGGGCAGAGCCGGATGCTCTTGTGACTTTCGGGTCAGAGCGGAACGGTGGCTTTGCTGAATACACCACGGTTGGCGAAGAAAATGCGCTGCGGATCAACAGCCCGCTGACGGATGCAGAGCTTGCGTCGTTCCCCTGCGCGTTCTCTACCGCCGAAGGTATGATCCAGCGCGCCGGTTTGAGGGCAGAGCGGGTGCTGATCACCGGGGCGTCCGGCGGTGTCGGTTCTGCGGCGGTTCAGCTTGCGAAACGGCGCGGCGCGCATGTCACGGCCTCTACAAGCGCGGCCAAAATGGAGGCGCTGAAAGACCTTGGCGCTGATGTGGTGCTTGATCGAGACGAAACACTGCCCACGGATGCTTTTGACGTGGTGCTTGATCTGGTCGGGGGCCCGCGCTGGCCGGAGTTGTTGGATGGTCTGGTCTGTCACGGCCGCTATGTGACCTCTGGTGCTATTGCAGGCCCGATCGTCGAGCTTGACCTAAGGACGCTGTATCTAAAAGACCTGACCTTTGTTGGCAGCACAAGGCAGGACCCGCGCGTGTTTACTGACCTTGTCAGCTATATCGAAGCTGGGGAAATCCGGCCTGTTGTCGCGGACACCTATCCTTTGCGTGAATTGCGGACAGCGCAAACGGCGTTTCTTGAAAAGTCGCATATCGGGAAAATTGGGGTAACGATCGCCGATTGA